From the Lathyrus oleraceus cultivar Zhongwan6 chromosome 3, CAAS_Psat_ZW6_1.0, whole genome shotgun sequence genome, the window tttaaaattatttatttatataaaaaaattaatatataatAAATGTACCTTAATGATAccaaaataaaatataattaaagGCACATAGAAAATGTTTGTGTCATGATATGGTTTTAAAAAAACAAAGGGGATAGTAGTACTTTTTTTTAATACTTAATATAAACCACTTTTGACACCTAAATCACTAATGCCTTGGCACTATACTCACATCATCTACAAGAAAGCATCAAACCAAGCACATAAAGGAATCTTCCTCAAAAACCAAAAGGGCACTTTTGTAAACAAAAACTTTATCATTTTCACTATAAATTCTTGAACCACCACTTCACTTATTTTCACTACCTTCCATAGAGAAACAAAGAGAGATCAAGTGTTAGAAAATCTCAAAGagtgaaaagaaagaaaaaaatgaGGCCAATAAATAGTGtatcatcatcaacaacatcaacaatatcatcaaccaatgtTATCAAGATATGGAAATCACCAATTCCTTATCTATTTGGTGGCTTAGCACTAATGCTCATTTTGATTTCAGTTGCATTGGTGATTCTTGTATGCAACTACAAAAAGCGCGGTTCTTCGTTGCAATCGTCGAATTCGGATGAAGAAATGAAACAAGGAATGTCCATGAATGTTGTGATGGTTAATTCCGAGCCTGAGGTGCTTGTGATTATGGCGGGAGAAGTTA encodes:
- the LOC127128442 gene encoding protein GLUTAMINE DUMPER 6; translated protein: MRPINSVSSSTTSTISSTNVIKIWKSPIPYLFGGLALMLILISVALVILVCNYKKRGSSLQSSNSDEEMKQGMSMNVVMVNSEPEVLVIMAGEVKPTFLAKPIINSSSPYCTCGAESSSTQSSGLTNEETISN